The following are encoded in a window of Ignavibacteria bacterium genomic DNA:
- a CDS encoding PilT/PilU family type 4a pilus ATPase: MLNTTKKILSEFAAKIPNTYFGPDRVLWISENLTLLKNDDKRTLLCMVNHLLTEMIEKNASDIELGGHGTAGFVWFRIFGKKEPAKNLPSFSADEAAVLILSLLNDNQRIKLTSSGNLDFSYTFFHEKKNDNVRFRADAYYDLDCLALNMRAISSNLRPIQSIGFHQGVLKVMSHAYVKQGLTLITGITGSGKSTTLDAIVDWHNQSDPAHVVIIAAPIEFVHKSKACIIRHREVGRDVPTFKEGVIQALRQDPDIIVIGEMRDPDTIMAALEVTDTGHKVFSTLHTSSAVESIDRIIAEVNPSEQERVRNRLADVLVSIVSQKLVPSLDGKRVLAKEVLVVNASVRAAIKNNNTSEIYMMINQGGQQGMLTMEQDLKSLYLARRISLENAMAYANNKQRMQQILAAV; the protein is encoded by the coding sequence ATGCTAAACACAACAAAAAAAATACTCTCTGAATTCGCGGCCAAAATCCCGAACACCTACTTCGGCCCCGACCGCGTGCTCTGGATCAGCGAAAACCTTACGCTCCTAAAAAACGACGATAAACGTACGCTCCTCTGCATGGTAAATCACCTCTTAACCGAGATGATTGAAAAAAATGCCTCCGATATCGAACTCGGCGGACACGGCACGGCGGGCTTCGTTTGGTTCAGAATATTCGGCAAAAAAGAACCCGCTAAAAACCTTCCTTCCTTTTCTGCCGATGAGGCTGCAGTCCTGATCCTCAGCCTCCTTAACGATAACCAGAGAATTAAACTCACGTCATCCGGAAACCTCGACTTTTCCTATACTTTCTTCCACGAGAAGAAAAACGATAACGTACGCTTCAGAGCCGATGCTTATTACGACCTCGACTGCCTGGCCCTCAATATGCGCGCTATTTCTAGCAATCTGCGCCCCATCCAGTCCATTGGCTTCCACCAGGGAGTCCTTAAGGTCATGAGCCACGCTTACGTGAAACAGGGACTTACACTTATTACTGGCATTACGGGTTCTGGTAAATCCACCACTTTGGACGCCATTGTCGACTGGCATAACCAGTCCGACCCCGCCCACGTGGTTATTATTGCGGCTCCTATAGAATTTGTTCATAAATCAAAAGCCTGCATCATCCGCCACCGCGAAGTTGGGCGCGACGTTCCGACTTTCAAAGAAGGCGTTATCCAGGCCTTAAGGCAGGATCCCGATATCATAGTTATCGGCGAAATGCGCGACCCCGATACCATTATGGCCGCCCTCGAGGTTACAGATACGGGTCACAAGGTGTTCTCAACACTCCACACTTCAAGCGCCGTTGAATCCATAGACAGAATTATCGCCGAGGTGAACCCCTCGGAACAGGAACGCGTGCGTAACCGCCTGGCAGACGTGCTCGTCTCTATCGTCTCCCAGAAGCTTGTCCCCAGCCTCGACGGCAAACGCGTCCTGGCAAAGGAGGTCCTCGTCGTTAACGCAAGCGTCCGCGCCGCAATTAAAAACAACAACACCAGCGAAATTTATATGATGATCAATCAGGGCGGGCAGCAGGGTATGTTAACTATGGAACAGGATTTGAAGAGTCTTTACTTAGCCAGAAGGATCTCTCTCGAGAACGCTATGGCTTACGCTAATAATAAACAGAGGATGCAGCAAATTCTTGCGGCGGTGTAA
- a CDS encoding type II/IV secretion system protein — translation MMESSLEMTDKIGYLLLKKGIINVDILEKALRVKQSDDGKVKRNLAQILVQDFNMDHDTIFRQVAILYAFRELNVKVEEIPETRIDDMKRMINSVPEELKRQMLEHSVIPFHYDEKIRDKMILAAIDPTDRSITKIAYALNAKKYEVSYIRKKEYQKLIQILVPPENEYLKAMEEAPEEINVEVQEESLDEDALEAEINKSALINLVEGALIEGVHRGASDIHFVPKAGNKTEVLFRVDGDLKLWFQQENTWPEAVIAVVKDRAKGLDRFERERAQDGFIQREIDGHTIRFRVSVLPMVGTELKNKFESVVIRILDDRKVIKDLGKLGLTGYANDAFVKAINKPQGMVILTGPTGSGKSTTLVAALYQVIDPTVNVLTVEDPVEYVIEGARQLKIGHRMNFEQAIRAILRHDPDIVLVGEMRDKETAEVAIKLANTGHLTFSTLHTNDAPSAVSRLYKMGIEPFLIAYAINIIVAQRLIRRLCPDCKKRVTEFDEALMHTAGLNIEEWKNYEIYEPQGCPKCGGSGYKGRLAIHEALYFTKEIRRLIVQAGEEVDEEKIRIQAKKDGTLSLREAGFEKVIQGLTSIEEVMSSTTED, via the coding sequence ATGATGGAGTCCAGCCTCGAAATGACCGACAAGATTGGATACCTCCTCCTCAAGAAGGGTATCATTAATGTCGACATACTGGAAAAGGCCCTCCGTGTTAAGCAGAGTGACGATGGAAAAGTTAAACGCAACCTCGCGCAGATCCTCGTGCAGGATTTTAATATGGACCACGATACCATATTCCGCCAGGTCGCTATTCTCTATGCGTTCCGTGAACTCAACGTTAAGGTCGAGGAGATTCCCGAAACCCGCATAGACGATATGAAACGGATGATCAACAGCGTTCCCGAAGAGCTGAAAAGACAGATGCTCGAACACTCCGTCATCCCTTTCCACTACGATGAGAAAATTCGCGATAAAATGATCCTGGCCGCAATAGACCCTACGGACAGGAGCATTACTAAAATAGCTTACGCGCTTAACGCAAAGAAATACGAAGTAAGCTATATAAGAAAAAAAGAATACCAGAAGTTAATACAGATCCTTGTTCCTCCTGAAAACGAATACCTCAAGGCTATGGAAGAAGCCCCCGAGGAAATTAACGTAGAGGTCCAGGAGGAATCGCTCGATGAAGACGCGCTTGAAGCAGAGATAAATAAAAGCGCACTCATAAACCTTGTTGAAGGTGCGCTCATTGAAGGAGTCCACCGTGGAGCAAGCGATATCCACTTCGTGCCCAAAGCGGGGAACAAAACTGAAGTCCTCTTCCGTGTCGACGGCGACCTTAAGCTCTGGTTCCAGCAGGAAAATACATGGCCTGAAGCCGTTATTGCAGTCGTCAAGGACCGCGCTAAGGGCCTGGACCGATTTGAACGCGAACGCGCGCAGGACGGATTTATTCAGCGCGAGATTGACGGCCACACAATCCGCTTCCGCGTCTCCGTACTCCCAATGGTCGGAACGGAACTAAAAAATAAGTTTGAATCTGTCGTAATACGAATCCTTGACGACAGAAAGGTTATTAAGGATCTTGGTAAACTTGGACTTACGGGTTATGCCAACGACGCGTTCGTTAAGGCAATCAATAAGCCGCAGGGCATGGTTATTCTTACGGGACCTACGGGAAGCGGTAAAAGTACAACGCTCGTTGCGGCTCTATATCAGGTAATCGATCCCACCGTAAACGTGCTTACGGTTGAAGACCCTGTTGAATACGTTATTGAAGGCGCGCGCCAGCTTAAGATCGGCCACCGCATGAACTTCGAGCAGGCAATAAGAGCCATACTGCGTCACGATCCCGATATAGTTCTTGTAGGCGAAATGCGCGATAAGGAAACAGCCGAAGTTGCAATTAAACTTGCAAACACCGGCCACTTAACATTTTCCACGCTGCACACAAACGACGCTCCAAGCGCGGTCTCCAGACTTTACAAAATGGGCATAGAGCCCTTCTTAATTGCATATGCAATTAATATTATTGTGGCGCAGCGGCTTATACGCCGCCTGTGCCCCGACTGCAAAAAACGCGTAACCGAATTTGACGAGGCCCTCATGCATACAGCGGGACTCAACATTGAAGAGTGGAAGAATTACGAAATATATGAACCCCAGGGCTGTCCCAAATGCGGCGGCTCGGGTTACAAAGGACGTCTTGCAATACACGAAGCCTTATACTTTACAAAAGAGATCCGCCGCCTCATAGTCCAGGCCGGCGAAGAAGTAGACGAAGAAAAAATAAGAATCCAGGCCAAAAAAGACGGCACATTAAGCTTAAGAGAGGCCGGCTTCGAAAAGGTAATCCAGGGCCTGACCTCCATAGAAGAGGTCATGTCCTCCACCACCGAAGATTAG
- a CDS encoding type II secretion system F family protein: MIELRFSAIKTNGQTLSGSLSALTFKEGKSKIQGLAAKNHLKIKSIERKSTFLYKARKGADKIVRGEQKAFAKEEVAAALSKLGYQVISINRKLLDVNMKPPQPAIVSFVKISAELLEQKLPFNEVLNLLINDIENKSLRESLKEINNELKKGADSEITFQRYQGVFGKFTAYMLGLASKSGNMTEIYRATAKFLERRMEFKKNLKSALITPIVTVFVLMLAVLFYVGYIFPETAKLFVKFKMKLPPMTAFTMQLSDFLMNNKLLVSAAVIVPPLILMQLAATEKGRLVAHRLLLRIPILGSLIHKTMVEVFCRVFYTMYSGSAESIEPIRIAAEATGNRYFESMIKNISIPLMIKKGVGITDAFEASGVFTETALSRFHSGEETGTIKNTALQLANYYESETTYKLKNFIELVQVFIAMFIMIVMILLTLVSAETATISPTNPMTGFITNYMGSFIL; encoded by the coding sequence ATGATAGAACTCAGATTCAGCGCAATAAAAACAAACGGACAAACCCTCAGCGGCAGCCTCTCGGCTCTTACCTTCAAGGAAGGAAAGTCTAAGATTCAGGGCCTGGCGGCTAAGAACCACCTGAAGATTAAGTCCATCGAACGCAAGTCCACTTTCTTGTATAAGGCCCGCAAAGGCGCCGATAAGATCGTGCGCGGCGAACAGAAGGCTTTTGCTAAAGAGGAAGTGGCCGCGGCCCTCTCCAAGCTCGGCTACCAGGTTATATCTATTAACCGCAAGCTGCTCGACGTTAATATGAAACCCCCTCAGCCTGCAATCGTATCTTTCGTTAAAATCAGCGCTGAGCTCCTGGAACAGAAGCTCCCCTTTAACGAGGTGCTTAACCTCCTCATAAACGATATTGAAAATAAAAGCCTCCGCGAAAGCTTAAAGGAAATTAATAACGAACTTAAAAAAGGCGCCGATAGCGAAATTACTTTCCAGCGCTACCAGGGCGTATTCGGAAAGTTTACCGCCTATATGCTCGGCCTCGCTTCCAAAAGCGGCAATATGACGGAAATATACCGCGCTACGGCTAAGTTCCTCGAGCGCCGCATGGAGTTTAAGAAGAACCTTAAAAGCGCGCTCATTACACCTATCGTTACGGTGTTCGTACTTATGCTTGCGGTGCTTTTTTATGTGGGATACATCTTCCCCGAAACAGCAAAACTTTTTGTGAAGTTTAAGATGAAGCTTCCCCCAATGACGGCATTCACTATGCAGCTGAGCGATTTCTTAATGAATAATAAGCTCCTCGTATCTGCCGCCGTTATTGTTCCGCCCCTTATTTTAATGCAGCTTGCGGCTACCGAAAAAGGACGCCTCGTTGCGCACAGGCTTCTTCTTAGAATACCCATACTCGGCTCACTAATCCATAAAACAATGGTGGAAGTATTCTGCCGCGTGTTCTATACAATGTACTCCGGCAGCGCCGAAAGCATAGAACCTATACGCATCGCCGCCGAGGCTACGGGAAACAGATATTTCGAAAGTATGATTAAGAATATTTCCATACCCCTTATGATTAAAAAAGGCGTCGGCATTACTGACGCTTTTGAGGCCAGCGGTGTATTTACTGAAACCGCTCTTTCACGCTTCCATTCGGGCGAGGAAACTGGCACTATTAAAAATACAGCGCTCCAGCTCGCTAACTATTACGAAAGTGAAACTACTTATAAACTCAAGAATTTTATAGAGCTCGTGCAGGTATTTATCGCCATGTTCATTATGATTGTTATGATTCTGCTTACTCTCGTCTCGGCTGAAACGGCAACTATTTCACCGACTAACCCCATGACCGGCTTTATAACTAACTATATGGGAAGCTTTATTCTATGA